A window of Roseovarius sp. THAF27 contains these coding sequences:
- a CDS encoding DUF6456 domain-containing protein, whose product MSMAGVPGSTPGKDLSWVPMAAITYLAHTEGGTSIRALARKLGCHASTVSRQVRAFEALRDDHLVDEALRRLGPQVMSQPGAGSCLKETRMTMLPTPAETATTLTESRLNREALRVLRRLCEKGAVLAVASEMDKAVVVRETEAGQNRTAVVDRDVAEAMALKCWISCDTPGRVSRYAITSAGRSALGQLMARAENSAQGFAESQAAFLGQDAPLPEDDAAEGRRRLRHGIGESPLILLARRRDRDGSRFLAPDLVRAGERLREDFEMGHLGDTPRTDWTDILTGKTQPAPVAPPAASAQAAQARVLGALRDLGPGLADVALRCCCFLEGLETTEKKLGWSARSGKIVLRIALQRLKRHYAELGDSAGLMG is encoded by the coding sequence ATGAGCATGGCTGGAGTGCCCGGGTCGACGCCCGGCAAAGATCTGTCTTGGGTGCCGATGGCGGCCATAACCTATCTGGCCCATACGGAGGGCGGCACGTCGATCCGGGCGCTGGCCCGGAAACTCGGCTGTCACGCCTCGACCGTTTCCCGACAAGTGCGTGCGTTCGAGGCCTTGCGCGACGATCACCTCGTCGACGAGGCCCTGCGCCGCCTTGGCCCACAGGTCATGTCGCAGCCCGGTGCCGGTTCATGCCTCAAGGAGACCCGCATGACCATGCTGCCGACCCCCGCCGAGACCGCGACAACCCTCACCGAATCCCGATTGAACCGCGAGGCGCTGCGCGTTCTGCGCCGGCTTTGCGAGAAAGGCGCGGTCCTGGCCGTGGCCAGCGAAATGGACAAGGCCGTCGTGGTCCGCGAAACCGAGGCGGGCCAGAACCGCACCGCGGTCGTCGACCGCGACGTGGCCGAGGCGATGGCCCTGAAATGCTGGATCAGCTGCGACACGCCCGGCCGCGTGTCACGCTACGCCATCACGTCGGCGGGACGATCCGCGCTTGGACAGCTGATGGCCCGGGCGGAGAACAGCGCCCAGGGCTTTGCCGAGTCGCAGGCCGCCTTTCTGGGGCAGGATGCGCCGCTCCCGGAGGATGACGCGGCCGAGGGTCGGCGCCGTCTCCGCCATGGCATCGGGGAGTCTCCCCTGATCCTGCTCGCGCGCCGCCGCGACCGCGACGGCAGCCGCTTTCTCGCGCCCGACCTGGTGCGGGCCGGCGAACGCCTGCGCGAAGATTTCGAGATGGGCCACCTGGGCGACACGCCCCGGACGGACTGGACCGACATTCTGACCGGCAAGACACAGCCCGCGCCCGTCGCTCCGCCCGCCGCCAGTGCCCAGGCCGCGCAGGCGCGGGTGCTTGGCGCCCTGCGCGATCTGGGGCCGGGGCTTGCAGATGTGGCCCTGCGCTGCTGCTGTTTTCTCGAAGGGTTGGAAACCACCGAGAAAAAGCTTGGCTGGTCGGCGCGGTCGGGAAAGATTGTCCTGCGCATCGCGCTGCAACGGCTCAAGCGTCACTACGCCGAGCTGGGCGACAGCGCGGGCCTGATGGGGTAG
- a CDS encoding beta-ketoacyl synthase, translating into MKRVVITGAGTINALGTNVPETLEAMREGRSGISELDIRDVDRLAIKIGGQVKNYEPEERFNRQQLALYDRFTQFTLIAAREAIAQSGLKFDGEMAARAGVVLGNSGGGMTTLDENYRSVYEEGKNRVHPFVVPKLMNNAAASHVSMEFNLKGPSFTVSTACASSNHAMAQAFQMVHGGLTPVMIAGGSESMLCFGGVKAWEGLRVMSKDGCRPFSANRNGMVQGEGAGIFVFEELEHAKARGAEIHAEVAGFAMSSDAADIVMPSKNGASRAIAGALQDARINASEVGYINAHGTGTAANDKTESAAVADIFGAHADRLMISSTKSMHGHLIGGTGAVELLACIMALRDGVIAPTINYDEPDPECALDVVPNEAREASVEVALSNAFAFGGLNAVLALKRFA; encoded by the coding sequence GTGAAGCGGGTCGTCATAACAGGCGCGGGCACGATCAACGCGCTGGGGACGAACGTGCCCGAAACGCTGGAGGCCATGCGCGAAGGCCGCTCGGGCATTTCCGAGCTCGACATCCGCGATGTCGACCGGCTGGCCATCAAGATCGGCGGCCAGGTCAAGAATTACGAACCCGAGGAACGCTTCAACCGCCAGCAACTGGCGCTCTACGACCGTTTCACCCAGTTCACCCTTATCGCCGCCCGCGAGGCCATTGCGCAATCCGGCCTGAAGTTCGACGGCGAAATGGCCGCGCGGGCCGGCGTGGTGCTGGGCAATTCGGGCGGCGGCATGACCACGCTCGACGAGAATTACCGCTCGGTCTACGAGGAGGGCAAGAACCGCGTTCACCCCTTCGTCGTGCCCAAGCTGATGAACAACGCCGCGGCCAGCCACGTGTCAATGGAATTCAACCTCAAGGGCCCGTCCTTTACCGTCTCGACCGCCTGTGCCTCGTCGAACCACGCCATGGCGCAGGCGTTCCAGATGGTCCATGGCGGCCTCACCCCGGTGATGATCGCGGGCGGGTCTGAATCCATGCTCTGCTTCGGCGGGGTCAAGGCCTGGGAAGGGCTGCGCGTCATGTCCAAGGACGGCTGCCGCCCGTTTTCCGCCAACCGCAACGGCATGGTCCAGGGCGAGGGCGCGGGCATCTTCGTCTTCGAGGAACTGGAACACGCCAAGGCGCGCGGCGCCGAGATCCACGCCGAAGTGGCCGGCTTCGCCATGTCCTCGGACGCCGCCGACATCGTCATGCCCTCCAAGAACGGCGCGTCGCGCGCCATCGCGGGCGCCTTGCAGGATGCGCGGATCAACGCGTCGGAGGTGGGCTATATCAACGCCCACGGCACCGGCACCGCCGCCAATGACAAGACCGAAAGCGCTGCCGTCGCGGATATCTTCGGCGCCCATGCCGACCGGCTGATGATCTCGTCCACCAAGTCGATGCACGGCCACCTGATCGGAGGCACCGGCGCGGTCGAGCTTCTGGCCTGCATCATGGCCCTGCGCGACGGGGTCATTGCGCCCACCATCAACTATGACGAGCCCGACCCCGAATGCGCCCTCGACGTGGTCCCGAACGAGGCGCGCGAGGCGTCGGTCGAAGTGGCGCTCTCCAACGCCTTCGCCTTCGGCGGCCTGAACGCGGTGCTGGCGCTCAAGCGGTTCGCCTGA
- a CDS encoding DUF882 domain-containing protein has protein sequence MTDQSSTSVTRRALLGAFAATTVVAAPTFSKAAGFLRGAGDIRRLTMASPRTGEKIDTIYWIEGEYIKDAVREINLFMRDWRTNDVHNIDMRTMDIMAAAHNLMDVNEPYLLLSGYRSPKTNAMLRSRSSGVAKNSRHLRGQAADLRLNSRSVNQMFRAASACRGGGVGRYSGSNFVHMDCGPVRSWGR, from the coding sequence ATGACCGATCAAAGCTCGACGAGCGTAACGCGGCGTGCGTTACTGGGTGCATTTGCGGCTACGACAGTGGTTGCGGCACCAACTTTTTCCAAGGCAGCAGGGTTCCTTCGGGGCGCAGGCGACATTCGTCGGCTGACGATGGCCTCGCCCCGCACCGGTGAAAAGATCGACACGATCTACTGGATCGAAGGGGAATACATCAAGGACGCGGTCCGCGAGATCAACCTCTTCATGCGCGACTGGCGCACCAACGACGTGCACAATATCGATATGCGCACGATGGACATCATGGCAGCGGCCCACAACCTGATGGATGTGAACGAGCCCTACCTGCTGCTCTCGGGCTATCGCAGCCCGAAGACGAACGCGATGCTGCGCTCGCGCTCCAGCGGCGTGGCGAAGAACTCGCGCCACCTGCGCGGCCAGGCGGCGGACCTGCGGCTGAACTCGCGCTCGGTGAACCAGATGTTCCGCGCGGCCTCGGCCTGCCGCGGCGGCGGCGTGGGCCGCTATTCGGGGTCAAACTTCGTGCACATGGATTGCGGTCCGGTGCGCAGCTGGGGGCGGTAA
- a CDS encoding invasion associated locus B family protein → MTKILHSLPLIALLGLGTALTAQEAVQTDGADTETQATETEGSETEATESETTETDSAEDGAAGTDEDTAGEAGTDPATGLDLGREAEEPPSYVKETYGDWQLQCFRSEAGEDPCQMYQLLREEGGNPVAEFSLFKLPNEGQAVAGATIAVPLGTLLPQGLKISVDGGKAKNYNYSFCSMGGCFARIGFTQADIDAFQAGAAARLTLIPAQAPDQVVEIEASLSGFTAAYNEVSVLEN, encoded by the coding sequence ATGACCAAGATTCTGCACAGCCTTCCCTTGATCGCCCTTCTGGGACTGGGAACGGCTTTGACCGCACAGGAAGCCGTACAGACGGACGGTGCCGACACCGAAACGCAGGCCACCGAGACGGAAGGCTCCGAGACGGAAGCCACCGAGAGTGAGACGACCGAAACGGACAGCGCAGAGGACGGCGCCGCCGGTACGGATGAGGACACCGCCGGTGAGGCGGGCACCGACCCGGCCACCGGGCTGGACCTGGGCCGCGAGGCGGAGGAGCCGCCGTCCTATGTGAAGGAGACATATGGCGACTGGCAGCTTCAGTGCTTCCGCAGCGAGGCTGGTGAGGATCCTTGCCAGATGTACCAGCTGCTGCGCGAGGAAGGTGGCAACCCGGTTGCCGAGTTCAGCCTGTTCAAGCTGCCGAACGAAGGCCAGGCGGTGGCCGGCGCGACGATCGCGGTGCCGCTGGGCACGCTGCTGCCGCAGGGCCTGAAGATCTCGGTCGATGGCGGCAAGGCCAAGAACTACAATTACTCGTTCTGCTCGATGGGCGGATGTTTTGCCCGGATCGGCTTTACCCAGGCCGATATCGACGCGTTCCAGGCCGGTGCCGCCGCCCGCCTGACGCTGATCCCGGCACAGGCGCCTGACCAGGTGGTCGAGATCGAGGCGTCGCTGTCGGGCTTTACCGCCGCGTATAACGAGGTGTCGGTTCTGGAGAACTGA
- a CDS encoding acyl carrier protein, whose product MDTKDKVIDIIAEQAVLEPSDVTMDSTLEELGIDSLGLVESIFAIEEAFDISVPFNANAPQESDFDISSVASIVAGIEKLVAEQKA is encoded by the coding sequence ATGGATACCAAGGACAAGGTCATCGACATCATTGCCGAGCAGGCGGTGCTGGAGCCGTCTGACGTCACGATGGACAGCACGCTGGAGGAACTGGGCATCGACAGCCTCGGCCTCGTCGAAAGCATTTTCGCCATCGAGGAAGCCTTCGACATCTCCGTGCCCTTCAACGCCAACGCGCCCCAGGAAAGCGATTTCGACATCTCGTCGGTCGCCTCCATCGTTGCGGGCATCGAAAAGCTGGTGGCGGAACAGAAAGCGTGA
- a CDS encoding DUF6477 family protein, with protein sequence MTHALALLDSLTRPRLLIKAARIGAAQYRRDIHLGRLLDIEPLPDSGAALELLIEIEAALDEARRRRSAEYAVARHLDLLIAIMGEARLIRAAMAPEGATPAQGMAPAPVS encoded by the coding sequence ATGACCCACGCGCTTGCCCTTCTAGATTCGCTGACCCGCCCGCGCCTGTTGATCAAGGCGGCCAGGATCGGCGCCGCGCAGTATCGCCGCGACATTCACCTGGGGCGCCTTCTGGACATCGAACCGCTGCCCGACAGCGGCGCGGCGCTGGAATTGTTGATCGAGATCGAGGCCGCGCTGGACGAAGCGCGGCGGCGGCGCAGCGCCGAATACGCCGTGGCGCGGCATCTGGACCTTTTGATCGCAATCATGGGAGAGGCCCGGCTGATCCGGGCGGCGATGGCGCCCGAAGGCGCGACACCGGCGCAGGGCATGGCACCCGCGCCGGTGTCTTGA
- a CDS encoding trimethylamine methyltransferase family protein, giving the protein MAEAATRRRARGGGGAARRAERTAVSVETAKYIERNIPNYEILNEEALEMIEHNAETVLEEIGVNFVENPRALKMWKDAGADVQGERVHIPRGLARELIKTAPSQYTQHARNPERNVVVGGNNLVFAPVYGPPFVRDAMGGRRYATMADFEKFVKLGYMSKWLHHSGGTVCEPTDIPVNKRHLDMLRAHMVLSDKPFMGSVTEPSRAQDSVDMCKILFGEEFVQQNTVMTSLININSPLTFDEVMMGAMEVYAKNNQACIVSPFIVGGAMAPVTVAGTLTQVMAEALAGVAFNQLCNPGAPVIMGAFVTSIDMNSGAPTFGTPEAAHITYGAGQLARRLGLPYRSAGSFNGSKLPDAQAAYETANSLNMGLLSGVNFMLHSCGWLEGGLVSSFEKFVMDADQLGVYHHLAKGIYTDENGQAMDAIREVGPGGHYLGCAHTQANFKTAFWRSEMLDYKPFEQWADEGGQDTMALATTRVEKQLANYQQPHLDPGVLEALDAYVAERKASMPDAFA; this is encoded by the coding sequence ATGGCCGAAGCAGCAACCCGCAGACGGGCCCGGGGCGGAGGCGGCGCAGCCCGCCGCGCGGAACGTACCGCCGTCAGCGTCGAAACCGCCAAGTATATCGAGCGCAATATCCCGAATTACGAAATCCTCAACGAAGAGGCGCTCGAGATGATCGAGCACAATGCCGAAACCGTTCTGGAAGAGATCGGCGTCAACTTCGTCGAGAATCCGCGCGCTCTGAAAATGTGGAAGGACGCCGGCGCCGACGTGCAGGGCGAGCGGGTGCACATCCCCCGCGGCCTCGCGCGCGAACTGATTAAGACCGCGCCGTCGCAATATACCCAGCACGCCCGCAACCCCGAGCGCAACGTCGTGGTGGGTGGCAACAACCTGGTCTTCGCCCCGGTCTACGGCCCTCCCTTCGTGCGCGACGCCATGGGCGGCCGGCGCTATGCCACCATGGCCGACTTCGAGAAATTCGTGAAACTCGGCTACATGTCCAAGTGGCTGCACCACTCGGGCGGCACGGTGTGCGAACCCACCGACATCCCCGTCAACAAGCGTCACCTCGACATGCTGCGCGCCCACATGGTGCTGTCGGACAAGCCCTTCATGGGCTCGGTGACCGAACCTTCCCGCGCGCAGGACAGCGTGGATATGTGCAAAATCCTCTTCGGCGAGGAGTTCGTGCAGCAAAACACGGTGATGACCTCACTGATCAACATCAACTCGCCGCTCACCTTCGACGAGGTGATGATGGGCGCGATGGAGGTTTACGCCAAGAACAACCAGGCCTGCATCGTCTCGCCCTTCATCGTCGGTGGCGCCATGGCGCCGGTGACCGTGGCCGGCACCCTGACGCAGGTGATGGCAGAGGCGCTGGCGGGCGTCGCCTTCAACCAGCTTTGCAACCCCGGCGCACCCGTCATCATGGGCGCCTTCGTGACCTCGATCGACATGAACTCCGGCGCGCCCACCTTCGGCACGCCCGAGGCCGCGCACATCACCTATGGCGCGGGCCAACTCGCCCGCCGCCTGGGGCTGCCCTACCGTTCGGCCGGGTCGTTCAACGGCTCCAAGCTGCCCGACGCGCAGGCCGCGTATGAAACCGCCAACAGCCTCAACATGGGGCTTCTTTCGGGCGTCAACTTCATGTTGCATTCCTGCGGCTGGCTCGAAGGCGGGCTGGTGTCCTCGTTCGAGAAATTCGTCATGGATGCCGACCAGCTGGGGGTCTACCATCACCTCGCCAAAGGCATCTACACCGACGAGAACGGCCAGGCGATGGATGCCATCCGCGAGGTCGGCCCCGGCGGGCACTACCTGGGCTGCGCCCATACCCAGGCCAACTTCAAGACCGCCTTCTGGCGCTCGGAAATGCTCGACTACAAGCCGTTCGAGCAATGGGCCGACGAGGGCGGGCAGGACACGATGGCGCTGGCCACCACCCGCGTCGAAAAGCAGCTGGCCAACTACCAGCAGCCCCATCTCGACCCCGGCGTGCTCGAAGCGCTCGACGCCTACGTGGCGGAAAGAAAGGCGTCCATGCCCGACGCCTTCGCCTGA
- the lipA gene encoding lipoyl synthase codes for MRDLKIPDQRHPEKAHRPDNAQPKKPDWIRVKAPVGKGYLETHRIMREHKLVTVCEEAGCPNAGECWNQGHATMMIMGEVCTRACSFCNIATGKPPEELDPFEPGRVADAVQKLGLNHVVITSVDRDDVTDGGAEHFAQTIRAIRHRSPGTTIEILTPDFLHCDPAVLEVVVAARPDVFNHNLETVPGLYPEVRPGARYFHSLRLLQRVKEMDPGIFTKSGIMVGLGEDRQAVHQVMDDMRAADIDFLTIGQYLQPTPKHHAVDRFVHPDEFAAYEKVAYGKGFLMVSATPLTRSSYHAGDDFARLRDARMARLG; via the coding sequence GTGCGCGATCTCAAGATCCCGGACCAGCGCCACCCTGAAAAGGCGCACCGGCCCGACAACGCCCAACCGAAAAAGCCCGACTGGATTCGTGTCAAGGCGCCGGTCGGCAAAGGGTATCTCGAAACCCACCGGATCATGCGCGAGCACAAGCTGGTCACGGTCTGCGAGGAAGCGGGCTGTCCCAATGCCGGCGAATGCTGGAATCAGGGCCACGCCACCATGATGATCATGGGCGAGGTCTGCACCCGCGCCTGCTCGTTTTGCAACATCGCCACCGGTAAACCACCCGAGGAGCTCGACCCGTTCGAGCCGGGACGCGTGGCCGACGCGGTGCAGAAGCTGGGGCTTAATCACGTGGTCATCACCTCGGTGGACCGCGACGACGTGACCGATGGCGGGGCCGAGCATTTCGCCCAGACGATCCGCGCGATCCGCCACCGCTCTCCCGGCACCACGATCGAGATCCTGACACCCGATTTCCTGCATTGCGACCCTGCGGTGCTTGAAGTCGTGGTCGCGGCCCGCCCCGACGTCTTCAACCACAACCTCGAAACCGTTCCGGGCCTTTACCCCGAGGTGCGCCCCGGTGCGCGCTATTTCCACAGCTTGCGCCTGCTGCAAAGGGTCAAGGAAATGGATCCGGGCATATTCACCAAGTCCGGCATCATGGTGGGCCTGGGCGAAGACCGACAAGCTGTGCACCAGGTCATGGACGACATGCGCGCCGCCGATATCGATTTCTTGACCATCGGCCAGTACCTTCAGCCCACGCCCAAGCACCACGCCGTGGATCGCTTCGTGCATCCCGACGAGTTCGCGGCCTATGAGAAGGTCGCCTATGGCAAGGGCTTCCTGATGGTCTCTGCCACGCCGCTGACGCGCTCGTCCTACCACGCGGGTGACGATTTCGCCCGGCTGCGCGACGCGCGGATGGCCAGGCTGGGGTAG
- the lpxD gene encoding UDP-3-O-(3-hydroxymyristoyl)glucosamine N-acyltransferase — protein sequence MSYTIEQIADALGATALGDVSVTVAGVSEPADATARDLALAMKPEYAQTLSQGAARAALVWDGADWQALGLEAAIVAPRPRYVMSGLSTLFDPGQGWDDGIHPSAVIHDTASLGDNVSVGPLAVICAGAQIGAGSVIGPQSFVGTSAVLGEKAFLREGARIGARVVIGDRFIAQPNAVVGSDGFSYVTPDVSGVERARQSLGDQGEIAAQSYVRIQSLGSVRIGDDVEVGAHASLDRGTIRDTVIGDRTKIDNLVQVGHNCVIGTDCLLCGLVGLAGSVKVGNNVVLAGQVGVADNIFIGDNVIAGGGTKLLSNVPAGRVMLGYPAMKMDTQMEVYKYLRRIKRLFADVADLKKAVSKPDQSD from the coding sequence ATGTCCTACACGATTGAGCAGATCGCAGATGCGCTTGGGGCCACGGCCCTGGGCGATGTTTCCGTCACCGTTGCCGGCGTGTCCGAACCGGCCGACGCCACGGCCCGGGACCTTGCCCTGGCAATGAAGCCCGAATACGCCCAGACCCTGTCGCAGGGCGCGGCGCGCGCCGCGCTGGTCTGGGACGGGGCCGACTGGCAGGCGCTGGGACTGGAGGCCGCCATCGTCGCACCGCGTCCGCGCTACGTGATGTCGGGCCTTTCCACCCTGTTCGACCCCGGCCAGGGCTGGGACGACGGCATTCACCCCTCCGCCGTGATCCACGACACCGCCAGCCTTGGCGACAATGTCTCCGTCGGTCCGCTCGCCGTGATCTGCGCCGGTGCCCAGATCGGTGCGGGCAGCGTCATCGGGCCGCAAAGCTTTGTCGGCACGAGTGCGGTTCTGGGGGAAAAGGCCTTCCTGCGCGAAGGCGCCCGCATCGGCGCCCGCGTGGTCATCGGCGACCGCTTCATCGCGCAGCCCAACGCGGTGGTGGGTTCAGACGGGTTTTCCTATGTCACGCCGGACGTCTCGGGCGTCGAACGCGCGCGCCAGTCCCTCGGCGACCAGGGGGAAATCGCGGCGCAGTCCTATGTGCGCATTCAAAGCCTTGGCTCGGTGCGCATCGGCGACGATGTGGAGGTCGGCGCCCATGCCTCGCTGGACCGGGGCACAATCCGGGACACGGTGATCGGCGACCGCACCAAGATCGATAACCTCGTCCAGGTCGGCCACAACTGCGTCATCGGCACGGACTGCCTGCTGTGCGGCCTTGTCGGTCTGGCCGGGTCGGTCAAGGTCGGCAACAACGTCGTGCTGGCCGGGCAGGTGGGCGTGGCCGACAACATCTTCATCGGCGACAACGTCATCGCCGGCGGCGGCACCAAGCTTTTGTCGAACGTGCCCGCCGGCCGCGTCATGCTCGGCTACCCGGCGATGAAGATGGACACCCAGATGGAGGTCTACAAATACCTGCGCCGCATCAAGCGGCTGTTTGCCGATGTCGCCGACCTCAAGAAAGCTGTTTCAAAACCGGATCAGAGTGACTAA
- a CDS encoding murein L,D-transpeptidase has translation MSSALRTLGHTSIFTTIVSALAAVVVSLSASTPAHAQVTAYKQAVAEAAADDRDLAAFYRSTDFRGIWTDEEADKARRQALILGLQSVSAHGLPQSRYDIDGLIDTLRAARTPRDIGLAEVALSKAFLNLADAMRTGVLDPRRVVPAIKRELRDYDRTRTLTAFAASREPRQFIRQLAPSTNEYKRLMKEKMRLEGLVVSGGWGPTVPATKLEPGATGPAVVALRNRLMAKGYLGRTATQSYDPTIRKAVREFQRDHGLETDGVAGESTLREINATAEDRLKSIIVAMERERWLNLPQGRGKRHILVNLTDFSARIMDDDIETFRTRAVIGAKAADRQSPEFSDEMEHMVINPTWHVPRSIAVKEYLPQMKRNRNAAGHLRLVDSRGRTVSRSSINFGAYNARNFPFAIKQPPSSRNALGLVKFMFPNKYNIYLHDTPQKHLFDHETRAYSHGCIRLQQPFDFAYALLARQEADPEGAFHRILNTGRETKVNLEVKVPVHIIYRTAVTEPKGHTNYRADVYGRDARIWDALERAGVSLPGVRG, from the coding sequence ATGAGCAGCGCGTTGCGCACCTTGGGGCACACCAGCATTTTCACCACCATCGTCAGTGCGCTCGCGGCGGTCGTCGTCTCGCTGTCCGCCTCCACGCCCGCTCACGCGCAGGTCACCGCCTACAAACAGGCCGTGGCCGAAGCCGCCGCGGACGATCGCGATCTGGCAGCGTTTTACCGCAGCACCGATTTTCGCGGCATCTGGACCGACGAGGAAGCCGACAAGGCACGGCGGCAGGCGCTGATCCTGGGGTTGCAATCGGTGTCGGCCCACGGTCTGCCGCAGTCGCGCTACGACATCGACGGCCTGATCGACACGCTGCGCGCCGCGCGCACGCCCCGCGATATCGGCTTAGCCGAGGTCGCGCTCAGCAAGGCGTTCCTGAATCTTGCCGACGCCATGCGCACCGGCGTGCTGGATCCGCGCCGCGTGGTCCCCGCGATCAAGCGCGAGCTGCGCGACTACGACCGCACCCGCACCCTGACCGCCTTCGCCGCCAGCCGCGAGCCGCGCCAGTTCATCCGGCAGCTTGCCCCCTCGACCAACGAATACAAGCGCCTGATGAAGGAAAAGATGCGCCTCGAGGGCCTCGTCGTCAGCGGCGGCTGGGGTCCGACCGTTCCGGCCACCAAGCTGGAACCGGGCGCAACCGGGCCCGCCGTCGTTGCCCTGCGCAACCGGCTGATGGCCAAGGGCTATCTCGGGCGGACCGCGACGCAAAGCTATGATCCCACGATCCGGAAGGCCGTGCGCGAGTTTCAGCGCGACCACGGGCTGGAAACCGACGGCGTCGCGGGCGAAAGCACCCTGCGCGAAATCAACGCCACCGCCGAAGACCGGCTGAAATCCATCATCGTGGCGATGGAACGCGAGCGCTGGCTGAACCTGCCGCAGGGCAGGGGCAAGCGCCACATCCTGGTGAACCTCACCGACTTCTCCGCCCGGATCATGGATGACGACATCGAGACCTTCCGCACCCGGGCCGTGATCGGCGCCAAGGCCGCCGACCGTCAAAGCCCCGAATTCTCGGACGAGATGGAGCACATGGTCATCAACCCGACCTGGCACGTGCCGCGCTCCATCGCGGTCAAGGAATACCTGCCGCAGATGAAGCGCAACCGCAACGCCGCCGGCCACCTGCGCCTGGTCGACAGCCGCGGCCGCACGGTCAGTCGCTCCAGCATCAATTTCGGGGCCTACAACGCCCGCAACTTTCCCTTCGCGATCAAGCAGCCGCCCTCCAGCCGCAATGCGCTTGGCCTGGTGAAGTTCATGTTCCCGAACAAGTACAACATCTATCTGCACGACACGCCGCAGAAGCACCTCTTCGACCATGAAACCCGCGCCTACAGCCACGGCTGCATCCGGCTGCAACAGCCGTTCGATTTCGCCTATGCCCTTCTGGCGCGGCAGGAGGCCGACCCCGAGGGCGCGTTCCACCGCATCCTGAACACGGGCCGCGAAACCAAGGTGAACCTCGAGGTGAAGGTGCCGGTGCACATCATCTACCGGACCGCCGTGACCGAGCCCAAGGGCCACACCAACTACCGCGCGGATGTCTATGGCCGGGATGCCCGGATCTGGGACGCGCTGGAGCGGGCAGGGGTTTCGCTGCCCGGCGTTCGGGGGTAA
- a CDS encoding VIT1/CCC1 transporter family protein: MDWQRHRREAHRLSQTQEYLKQIVYGGNDGIVTTFAIVAGFAGAQAEGVAQIGGVAVLVFGLANLFADAISMGLGEFLSLRSQHDLYRARRTSELREIAADPEHERMELFEILRQRGLPAGEADTTATIMSRHPEIMADLMMTYEFGMQDPDEDSPVLSGLFTFGAFLLFGAIPLFPYFVLEATQTTFVLSVAATAAALMALGVLRWNATGEHMGRCVGETLLVGTICALAAFGVGWLVGS, encoded by the coding sequence ATGGATTGGCAGAGACACAGGCGCGAGGCGCACCGGCTGAGCCAGACGCAGGAATACCTGAAGCAGATCGTCTATGGCGGCAATGACGGGATCGTGACCACCTTCGCCATCGTGGCGGGATTCGCCGGCGCGCAGGCCGAGGGCGTGGCGCAGATCGGCGGCGTGGCGGTCCTGGTTTTCGGTCTGGCCAACCTCTTTGCCGATGCGATCAGCATGGGGCTGGGCGAATTCCTGTCGCTTCGGTCGCAGCATGACCTTTACCGGGCGCGGCGCACAAGCGAGCTGCGCGAAATCGCCGCCGACCCGGAGCACGAGCGGATGGAGCTGTTCGAGATCCTGCGCCAGCGCGGCCTGCCCGCCGGGGAGGCCGACACGACAGCGACGATCATGTCGCGCCATCCCGAGATCATGGCCGACCTGATGATGACCTACGAATTCGGGATGCAGGACCCCGACGAGGACAGCCCCGTTCTGAGTGGGCTGTTCACCTTCGGCGCGTTCCTTCTGTTCGGTGCGATTCCCCTGTTCCCCTATTTCGTGCTGGAGGCCACGCAGACGACCTTTGTCCTGTCGGTTGCGGCAACCGCGGCGGCGCTGATGGCGCTTGGGGTGCTGCGCTGGAACGCGACCGGCGAACATATGGGGCGCTGCGTGGGCGAGACGCTGCTGGTGGGCACGATCTGTGCGCTGGCGGCCTTCGGCGTCGGCTGGCTGGTGGGCAGCTGA